A stretch of DNA from Streptomyces xanthii:
TCGCGAACCCCTCGTACCCCCCGCGCGGCGTGTCCCAGATCTCAGTCACACCCTCGACCCGGCCGGGAGTGTCGCCGTCGTGGAGCCAGTCGAGGAGCTGCTGACAGGCCGCCCGCGGCCCCTCGGCGACCACCTGGACCCGTCCGTCGTCCAAATTGAGAGCAAAACCACTCAGACCGCCGATCTCCAGGGCGCGCGCCCTGGTGAACCAGCGAAAACCCACACGTTGGACGCGTCCTCGCACCCACGCGGTGAGTCGTACGTGTTCGTTCATGGCTGCACGCTAACCGGCCAAATGCACTCGGAGCACCTCACCCCCTGGTGTTCTGGGGTACCGTCGCGGACCGATGAGACTCACTCGTACGGGTGAGGAACATGGACGACCGCGAGGACGAGGAAGGCCAGCACATGGGACGCCACCGACGCTCCGCCGCCGGACGCGCCGCCACGGGCCGCGCCGCGGAGACCACCCCCGGCACGTACGGCACCGACCACCCGGGCTCTCCCGGTGGCGTGCACGGCGCCGAAGGTTCCCCCGCACACCCTCTTTACGCTCCGTTCGACGACCCCGAGGCCTTCGGCGGCGAGGCTCCGGCCGCCGCGGCGGCCGGAGGTGCCCGCGTGCACCACCG
This window harbors:
- a CDS encoding acylphosphatase; translated protein: MNEHVRLTAWVRGRVQRVGFRWFTRARALEIGGLSGFALNLDDGRVQVVAEGPRAACQQLLDWLHDGDTPGRVEGVTEIWDTPRGGYEGFAIR